Sequence from the Desulfovibrio sp. UIB00 genome:
TGGTCATCAGGATTTGGAAGCCCCGCAGCATTTCTTGTATTTTTTGCCGCTGCCGCAGGGGCAGGGATCATTACGACCCACCTTGGGTTCCTGCCTGCGGTAAGCGTCAGGCCGCAGGGCCACGCCGTCCACATAATAAATCTTGTCGTCCTTGCGCTGAAAAAAGCTGCGCTCGCCCAACTGGCGGGGGATGCCCTCCAGTTCATAATAGGCATAAAATTCAACAACATCAAAAAGCTCGCCGTGTTCTCCGGCGGGAACATCGTTTTCTGTCGCGGCAATATCAAGACGCAGCCAGGTGATATCCTTGGTCTGCTCGGCCAGTTTGTCGGCGTCCACATTTTCCCGGTAGTCGGGATGCGTGGTTTCCACAAGCCACTGATGACGGCCAAGCACATAGGCCGAATACCGCGAACGCATGAGGCTTTCTGCGTTCTGGGGCCAGGACGCGCCTTCAATATGGGGGCCGCAGCATTGGTCCAGAGACTGGCCGCTGCCGCAGGGGCAAAGTTGAGACATGAAAATTCCGCCTTGGTTTAAGCCCTCAGGGGGCATATGCAACACAATAAGCATAGCTTATGGCAAAGCAGGCGGCAAGAGCGGCAAGGCGGGATGAATGCGGCGGGCAAAAAAAAAGCGGCATGCACAGGTGACGCGCCAAGTGCATGCCGCAGGAGACCGAACGACCTTATCTGTCTGTGACCGGAGGAGAGAGCGGCCTTGGGGGCCGCAATTGGACAAGACAGCCAGGACGAACGGCGGTATTGCTCGCACCGGCTTCTGTTGCCGGGCTTGTGATTGAGTCAAAATTCAGTTCAAGCGTACCGTTCTTTGCTTCTTGGGCGCGAGCGGTGCCAAGGGGCATGCCTTGCGCATCATAAACGGCGCAGGGCGTTCCCTTTGCGGGCGCGCGCAGACCGTACAGCAGGCACCAGATGTGGTCGGATTGCGATTGCGCGGCAGTGTCAGCATTCTGTTCCACGCGCACGATTTCTCCGCAGCCAAGGGTTGTCAGCTGGCGTATGTACTTGCTGCCAAGCCTGAACACCACAACCCCGCCCAGCAGGGCCAGACCGCAGCATCCCGCAGCCAGCACAAAGGGGTTATAGCCGGTAATGCGGCGCAAATACGAGGTGGACGCAGCCCGCATGGCGGTTTCATCGGCATGCACGACAACAGTATAGTGCTGCGTGGTGCTGGCAGCCGCCCCCCTGAAGGAAACCTTCAGGCCGTAACTGCCGGGTTCCGCCACGGCATCGGCGCGCACACTGCCTCGCCACATGCCGTTGCCAAACCAGTATCCCGCAAAGAATCCTTCCAGATCATAAAAAAGGGCCGGATTTTCCGGGGTAAATTGCGCCTTGAGGTCGCTGTTGACGGGATTTTTGATGGTCAGCGGCCCGGATATGGACACGCTGCCGCCGGGCAGCAATTCGATCACATCCGCGCCAGACCTTGCAAGGCCTTGCAGGCCGTCAAGTATCCCCAGCAGGGCAAAACCCAGCAACAGGGCGCACAGAGCGCCCCAATAACGCTGCCGGGCACGGGTCTGGAGGCAGTTCTGCCAACCCTGGCTTTTGATGAATTCCCCCATAGGTTCCTTCCTGCCCGCCTGTGGTATGGTCATGACACACGACATTGCTGCTGCTCCCGTTTATCGGCGATCAATGACGGGGCACATGGACGTTTCGGCCACGTGCCAGCTTACGAGCCGCTGTCCGAGGCGCGGCAGTTCCACAAGGCTCTGAAACTCGGCGGGATATACCTGGCGCACCTTTTTGGTAAGCCAGAAGGCCCCTGCCCACGTAGGCACCGTGATGCCAAAAAACCATGCGCAGAACACCAGTTCCGAGGCCCCAGAACTGTGGGCCGACTGATACATGCCCACAAAGATCGCGCCAACCATGACTGCGTTGGCCGCAACCCGGATTATGCTGGAATAGAGGGTCTGACGGTAACTGTTCATTGATGCTCTCCTGAGTGTGTTTGTCCACCCGAGGTGCGCCGGAGCGGGGCGAACCGCTCCGGCGCGCAGGGTGGGGGTAGGCACCCTGGGGGTTTACTTCTTGAAGATGTTGGTCTTGGACACGTTCATGATGCGCATGGACTGGGCCTTGTCGGCGTTGCGGTAGGCAATGCGCATTTCGTCGCCAGCGGTCCATACATAGGCCGGGTAATCCTGGGCTTCAGCAGGAATCTTGAAGGTGATCAAAGACTTCTGGCGTCCAGAGTACACGGTGACGGTCTGCTGATCCTTGTCGATAATGGGGAAGGTCTTGCCCTTGACCTTGGGATGGTCGGAGCCGACGTTCTTTTCCACATCGGTGAACTGCACGGCCAGTTCGCGCACGCTGTTGGTCTTCTGGTCATAGATAAGCACGGTGTTCTTGACCAGATCGATCATCAGGCGGCCACCCACGCTGGGGGTCGGGCCCATGTCTTTGGATTCCACAGGCAGCTTGAAGGTATGCGTGCCGCCGCTGTAGTGCGGGTTAAACTGATCGTGCGTCACGTCCACCACAATGGTGAGGGTTTTGGCTGTGGCATCAAAGGCCACGCAGCGTCCCTGTTCCACGCCTCCGTCGAAGTTGCAGCCGGTGAGCAGTGCAACAGAGAAGGCCATCGCCAGCATAAGCATCAGGTTACGAATCTTCATGGCGGGTCTCCTTCTAGTTGGCCGCGGGCTGGTTCTTCTTGGCGGCAATTTCCGCCTTGGCGCCCTGTACCATCTTGACGGTTATGTAAAGGGAGATAGCCGACACGAAGCCGAGCACGTCGATCGTAGCAGCCGGGCCAAGCAGCCAGCCCCATGCCGGGAATTCAGCTTCAACCAGCTTGCACACAACCGAGATGAGGCAGCCGATAACGGCCAGGCCGAACACGAAGCGGATGCCGTAACCCTTTACATACTTGGTGGCGACAACGCCGATCTGCGCGCCGATGGCCGCGCCGCACAGCATGATGAGAGCGGCAAGCAGTTCCACGCGGCCCTTGTATGCGTACGAAGCCGTGCCGTAGAGACCGGAGATGGCGACTTCAAAGAGGTCCGTACCCACCGCCAGATGGGTGGGGCAGCCGACAAGATACACCAGGGCGGGCATGCGGATAAGACCGCCGCCGATGCCGAGGATACCAGCCAGCCAGCCGGTGAAGAAGCTGACGAAGATGGGCAGCCATGCGGAGCAGGTGATGTTGGCCTGCTTGAAGTGGAACACAGGCGGAATCTTGATGGCGTGCAGGCGGGAGGCCCAGTCAACGCCAGTTGCCGCGTGATCAAGTTCCTTGTTCTGGGCCTTGGCTTCGCGTTCCTTTCTGCGGCGAGCGGCGATATCGTGAAATACAAGCCATGCCAGCAGCACAAGCAGGACAACGTACAACCAGCGCACAACCTTGTCGACGGAACCAAGGCGTTCCAGCCACATGACCATCTGCGCGCCAACTTCCACGCCCACGATGGTACCAAACAGCATGGTCAGGCCCAAGCCGTAGTCAACGTTGCCGAACTTGCCGTGCCGCATGGTGGAGATAAGCGATTTACCCGCCATCTGCGCCACGTCGGTACCAATGGCGAAGGCCATGGGGAAACCAAGAATGTTCAGACCTGGGGTAACCATCCAGGCGCCGCCCATGCCGAAAAAGCCGCCGATAATGCCAACGCCCAAACCAAGAATGACAAGGCCCGGCCAGAAAATGAACACGCCGGAAATGGGCATCAAAATATACAACCATTCCATAACTTGCCTCCTTCCGACTACTTTTCGGACAATTCGCGGTGCTTGAGGTCAATGCCGATGTGCGTCATGACGACATCCGCCAGCCAACCCAGTATGCAACCTGTAACCGGGATAATGGCCATAGTCAGAATGGCAAAAAAGAAGTGGCTTTCATTGTACATTTCAGCCCACCAGTACAGTATGCCGTCAAGCTTGCGCGTATCGGCGACCACCACAACGTTGGCAACCTTGCCGCCGCCAGCAGCCAGG
This genomic interval carries:
- a CDS encoding sulfite exporter TauE/SafE family protein — protein: MEWLYILMPISGVFIFWPGLVILGLGVGIIGGFFGMGGAWMVTPGLNILGFPMAFAIGTDVAQMAGKSLISTMRHGKFGNVDYGLGLTMLFGTIVGVEVGAQMVMWLERLGSVDKVVRWLYVVLLVLLAWLVFHDIAARRRKEREAKAQNKELDHAATGVDWASRLHAIKIPPVFHFKQANITCSAWLPIFVSFFTGWLAGILGIGGGLIRMPALVYLVGCPTHLAVGTDLFEVAISGLYGTASYAYKGRVELLAALIMLCGAAIGAQIGVVATKYVKGYGIRFVFGLAVIGCLISVVCKLVEAEFPAWGWLLGPAATIDVLGFVSAISLYITVKMVQGAKAEIAAKKNQPAAN
- a CDS encoding DVU0150 family protein; protein product: MKRMQRLWTWLTGCALLVAALPGAALAAGGGKVANVVVVADTRKLDGILYWWAEMYNESHFFFAILTMAIIPVTGCILGWLADVVMTHIGIDLKHRELSEK
- a CDS encoding DUF4881 domain-containing protein, with translation MKIRNLMLMLAMAFSVALLTGCNFDGGVEQGRCVAFDATAKTLTIVVDVTHDQFNPHYSGGTHTFKLPVESKDMGPTPSVGGRLMIDLVKNTVLIYDQKTNSVRELAVQFTDVEKNVGSDHPKVKGKTFPIIDKDQQTVTVYSGRQKSLITFKIPAEAQDYPAYVWTAGDEMRIAYRNADKAQSMRIMNVSKTNIFKK
- a CDS encoding YchJ family protein, which gives rise to MSQLCPCGSGQSLDQCCGPHIEGASWPQNAESLMRSRYSAYVLGRHQWLVETTHPDYRENVDADKLAEQTKDITWLRLDIAATENDVPAGEHGELFDVVEFYAYYELEGIPRQLGERSFFQRKDDKIYYVDGVALRPDAYRRQEPKVGRNDPCPCGSGKKYKKCCGASKS